From Coffea arabica cultivar ET-39 chromosome 2e, Coffea Arabica ET-39 HiFi, whole genome shotgun sequence, the proteins below share one genomic window:
- the LOC113732531 gene encoding U-box domain-containing protein 4-like, whose translation MEVKRRAVKELVTKLGSVSEQIRVEALSELRLISKNDPDSRPIIADADSAAISYIAEALYSPAQVIQENAAATLHNLSISSKDQLMSTRGVLDALSHALLNPSCPFAAQCAAGTLYSLLMVESYRSIIGHKRDILFGLVEMIRRPDSASRSIKDGLKALFGIALYPLNRAGLIGLGVVPALFSLVCKDGRVGVVEDATAVIAQIAGCEESWEAFRNVSGVRVLIDLLDSSTGSSIRTKENAVSAMLKLVQCGGEEIAKTIREMGFDVFDGIVDVVENGTDKGKVKGITLLKVLDAKSVGSLLDKEFESLMSNSAS comes from the coding sequence ATGGAGGTAAAGAGACGAGCTGTGAAAGAACTAGTAACAAAATTAGGTTCCGTCTCCGAACAAATTCGAGTTGAAGCCCTCTCCGAGCTCCGGTTGATCTCGAAAAATGATCCCGACAGCCGGCCCATCATTGCCGATGCTGATTCTGCCGCCATCTCCTATATAGCCGAGGCCCTTTACTCCCCAGCGCAGGTCATTCAAGAAAACGCCGCCGCCACTCTCCACAACCTATCCATTTCGTCTAAGGATCAGCTGATGTCCACTCGCGGCGTCCTCGATGCGCTATCGCACGCTCTCCTCAACCCCTCCTGTCCCTTCGCTGCCCAGTGCGCTGCTGGTACGCTCTATAGCTTGTTGATGGTTGAGTCCTACCGTTCGATTATTGGGCACAAGAGGGATATTCTGTTTGGGCTGGTGGAGATGATTAGAAGACCCGATTCTGCTTCTCGGAGCATAAAGGATGGGTTGAAAGCGTTGTTTGGAATTGCACTTTATCCGCTGAATCGGGCTGGGTTGATTGGGCTTGGAGTTGTGCCAGCTCTGTTTTCTTTGGTGTGTAAGGATGGTAGAGTTGGCGTTGTTGAGGATGCGACGGCTGTGATCGCACAGATTGCAGGGTGTGAGGAGAGTTGGGAGGCATTTAGGAATGTTTCTGGGGTgagggttttaattgatttgcTGGACAGTTCCACGGGATCGAGTATTAGGACTAAGGAAAATGCAGTTTCTGCGATGTTGAAATTGGTGCAATGTGGTGGAGAGGAGATTGCTAAAACCATTCGTGAAATGGGATTTGATGTTTTTGATGGGATTGTTGATGTAGTGGAGAATGGTACTGATAAGGGGAAGGTTAAAGGGATCACACTGTTGAAAGTACTTGATGCTAAGAGCGTTGGATCGTTGTTGGATAAAGAATTTGAATCTTTGATGAGCAATTCAGCGTCATAA